The Sulfurimonas hydrogeniphila genome includes a window with the following:
- the truA gene encoding tRNA pseudouridine(38-40) synthase TruA, with protein MRAALHLAYNGTHFFGSQTQKETSDTVLGELENVLKKLGIEQKVVASGRTDKGVHATMQVCHIDLPPYWDDMEKLKKVLNKMLCDALHVKRIIHVKDDFHARYSAKKRSYRYIIKTKQKNPFESDFVTFLEDVNLQQIQQNIALFVGEHDFRQFMKTGSDVKSTTRIIYRAFAYQYKGYIVLYFEANGFLRSQIRLMVGALLTLPKDAIQAQLNCTQKYKIKPAPPNGLYLAKIKY; from the coding sequence ATGAGAGCAGCATTGCATTTAGCCTATAACGGCACTCATTTTTTTGGTTCTCAAACACAAAAAGAGACATCTGATACAGTCCTTGGTGAGCTTGAAAATGTTTTGAAAAAACTGGGAATTGAGCAGAAAGTCGTGGCAAGCGGGCGAACTGACAAAGGCGTCCATGCTACTATGCAGGTCTGTCATATAGATTTACCGCCCTACTGGGATGATATGGAAAAACTCAAAAAAGTTCTCAATAAAATGCTCTGTGATGCTTTACATGTAAAAAGAATCATACATGTAAAGGATGATTTTCATGCACGATACAGTGCAAAAAAAAGAAGCTACCGTTACATCATTAAAACAAAACAGAAAAATCCTTTTGAAAGTGATTTTGTTACTTTTTTAGAGGATGTAAACCTGCAACAGATACAGCAAAACATCGCTCTTTTTGTCGGAGAGCATGATTTCAGACAGTTTATGAAAACAGGCAGTGACGTAAAATCTACTACAAGAATTATATACAGAGCTTTTGCCTATCAGTACAAAGGCTACATTGTTTTATACTTTGAGGCCAACGGATTTTTGCGCAGCCAGATCAGACTGATGGTCGGTGCACTTTTGACACTCCCTAAAGATGCAATACAAGCACAGCTCAACTGCACCCAAAAGTACAAAATCAAACCGGCACCTCCAAACGGGCTTTATCTTGCAAAAATCAAATACTAG